A region of Streptomyces sp. R44 DNA encodes the following proteins:
- a CDS encoding response regulator transcription factor, with product MHRQCQYCVSAPAEVNRSRAARINPVTTAIRHLDTLTDREIEVLSAMPGGESNTDLAEHLGITERTVKFHVTNMREKLGGLSRAQLHLLALLTEAVWPARLCHEYAGRLPELRTVVPRSPLTRPVAGLTRCA from the coding sequence ATGCATCGTCAGTGCCAGTACTGCGTTTCCGCGCCGGCCGAGGTCAACAGATCGAGAGCCGCCCGGATCAACCCGGTCACCACCGCCATACGCCACCTGGACACCCTGACAGACCGCGAGATCGAGGTCCTGTCCGCAATGCCCGGCGGTGAGTCCAACACGGACCTCGCCGAACACCTCGGAATCACCGAGCGCACCGTCAAGTTCCACGTCACCAACATGCGGGAGAAGCTGGGCGGCCTGTCGCGCGCCCAGCTCCATCTGCTCGCCCTGCTCACGGAGGCGGTCTGGCCGGCCCGTCTCTGTCACGAGTACGCCGGCAGGCTCCCGGAGCTGCGCACCGTCGTGCCCCGGTCCCCGCTGACCCGGCCGGTCGCCGGGCTCACCCGCTGCGCCTGA
- a CDS encoding peptidoglycan-binding protein, with the protein MADDTPHDTLDDTIAPGGEPPGGLANGTRTPGGDAGGARMNRRRFWVAALVAGAVALTGAGVAATALIRSPAQVAADAEPPPQDVLVARIENRVLAETVVLRGTVVAGQTVQVAPVSAGGEGGTSPVITKVSVKSGDAVRSGKVLLEVSGRPVFVLRGGLPVYRDLKPGATGDDVKQLQDALAALGHGRGGDSKGTFGPGTKDAVEEFYSSIGYDPKPAVDDDGAAVDGAGTAVTGAERAVVDARDALAANKDATQTKSLKKARDRAVEDLAAARETLAKAEAAAGPMVPAAEVVFVRAFPARVATITARPGAQVSGTAMTLSSGKLMAQGYLQDHQKGLVRAGQKVRILAETTGQETAGTVVSVADTPSQQDQQSGPQGTGSGGNSGSGTGNGGGGGGDGTQGNGAVGYLFTVDPARELPSGLAGQEVRLTIEAASTDGKALVVPVTAVSAGVDGKTVVTTVDGTGRQERIEVRTGTTGDGYVEIVPLTAGALQEGDEVVTGVNPGAASGSAEGSP; encoded by the coding sequence GTGGCTGACGACACCCCTCACGACACCCTGGACGACACGATCGCGCCCGGCGGGGAACCGCCGGGCGGGCTCGCGAACGGTACCCGGACCCCCGGCGGCGACGCCGGGGGCGCCCGGATGAACCGGCGCCGCTTCTGGGTCGCCGCCCTCGTGGCCGGGGCGGTCGCCCTGACCGGCGCCGGCGTCGCGGCCACCGCCCTGATCCGCTCGCCCGCACAGGTCGCGGCCGACGCCGAGCCGCCGCCGCAGGACGTGCTGGTAGCCCGGATCGAGAACCGCGTCCTCGCCGAGACGGTCGTCCTGCGCGGCACCGTCGTGGCCGGCCAGACCGTCCAGGTCGCGCCCGTCTCCGCGGGCGGAGAGGGCGGCACCTCCCCCGTGATCACCAAGGTGTCCGTGAAGAGCGGGGACGCGGTGCGCTCGGGCAAAGTGCTCCTGGAGGTCTCCGGCCGGCCCGTCTTCGTCCTGCGCGGCGGCCTGCCCGTGTACCGGGACCTCAAGCCCGGCGCCACCGGCGACGACGTGAAGCAGCTCCAGGACGCGCTCGCCGCGCTCGGCCACGGCCGCGGCGGCGACAGCAAAGGCACCTTCGGCCCCGGTACGAAGGATGCGGTCGAGGAGTTCTACTCCTCCATCGGCTACGACCCGAAGCCCGCCGTCGACGACGACGGCGCCGCCGTCGACGGCGCCGGGACGGCCGTGACCGGTGCCGAGCGGGCCGTCGTGGACGCCCGCGACGCGCTCGCGGCCAACAAGGACGCCACCCAGACGAAGTCCCTGAAGAAGGCCCGCGACCGGGCCGTCGAGGACCTGGCCGCCGCGCGCGAGACCCTCGCGAAGGCGGAGGCGGCCGCCGGACCGATGGTCCCGGCGGCCGAGGTCGTGTTCGTCCGGGCCTTCCCCGCGCGGGTCGCCACGATCACGGCCCGGCCGGGAGCGCAGGTCTCCGGCACCGCCATGACCCTCTCCTCCGGCAAGCTCATGGCACAGGGCTACCTCCAGGACCACCAGAAGGGCCTGGTCCGCGCCGGGCAGAAGGTACGGATCCTCGCCGAGACCACCGGGCAGGAGACCGCCGGCACGGTGGTGTCGGTGGCGGACACCCCCTCTCAGCAGGACCAGCAGTCCGGCCCGCAGGGGACGGGCTCCGGCGGGAACAGCGGCAGCGGCACCGGCAACGGCGGGGGAGGGGGAGGGGACGGCACCCAGGGCAACGGCGCCGTCGGCTATCTCTTCACCGTCGACCCCGCCCGCGAACTGCCCTCCGGCCTCGCAGGCCAGGAGGTGCGCCTCACCATCGAGGCCGCCTCCACCGACGGCAAGGCCCTCGTCGTCCCGGTCACCGCCGTCTCCGCGGGCGTGGACGGCAAGACCGTCGTCACCACCGTCGACGGCACCGGCCGGCAGGAGCGGATCGAGGTACGGACCGGCACCACCGGTGACGGCTACGTGGAGATCGTCCCGCTCACCGCCGGCGCGCTCCAGGAAGGCGACGAGGTGGTCACCGGGGTCAACCCGGGCGCCGCCTCGGGCAGCGCCGAGGGGTCGCCGTGA
- a CDS encoding geranylgeranyl reductase family protein, with the protein MKFPHPSLDPSGSSAVTEQPLSEHTADVIVVGAGPAGSTTAYYLAKAGLDVLLLEKTAFPREKVCGDGLTPRATKQLVSMGIDISEEAGWLRNKGLRIIGGGVRLELDWPELASYPDYGLVRKRDDFDEQLARQAQKAGARLYERCNVGAPIIDDRTGRITGVHAKLGEEKREVTFHAPLVVAADGNSTRLSLAMGLHRREDRPMGVAVRTYFTTPRHEDDYLESWLELWDRRGPQDRLLPGYGWIFGMGDGTSNVGLGILDSSSAFRELDWREVLKAWCASMPEDWGFTPDNMTTTIRGAALPMAFNRQPHYTKGLLLVGDAGGLVNPFNGEGIAYAMESGQIAADVIVQAHARATPAQRELALRNYPQILKDTYGGYYTLGRAFVKLIGNPKIMKIATQRGLTHPLLMKFTLKMLANLTDPTGGDAMDRIINGLSKVAPKA; encoded by the coding sequence ATGAAATTCCCCCATCCTTCCCTCGACCCCTCCGGGAGTTCCGCCGTGACCGAGCAGCCCCTCTCCGAGCACACCGCAGATGTGATCGTCGTCGGGGCAGGCCCGGCCGGCTCCACCACCGCCTACTACCTGGCCAAGGCCGGACTCGACGTCCTGCTCCTGGAGAAGACGGCGTTCCCGCGCGAGAAGGTCTGCGGCGACGGCCTCACCCCGCGCGCCACCAAGCAGCTCGTCTCCATGGGCATCGACATCTCCGAAGAGGCCGGCTGGCTGCGGAACAAGGGCCTGCGGATCATCGGCGGCGGCGTCCGGCTCGAACTGGACTGGCCGGAGCTCGCCTCGTACCCGGACTACGGACTCGTCCGCAAGCGCGACGACTTCGACGAGCAGCTCGCCCGCCAGGCGCAGAAGGCCGGTGCCCGGCTGTACGAGCGCTGCAACGTCGGCGCGCCGATCATCGACGACCGTACGGGCCGGATCACCGGCGTCCACGCGAAGCTGGGCGAGGAGAAGCGCGAAGTCACCTTCCACGCGCCGCTCGTCGTCGCCGCCGACGGCAACTCCACCCGGCTCTCCCTCGCCATGGGCCTGCACCGGCGCGAGGACCGGCCGATGGGCGTCGCCGTCCGCACGTACTTCACGACCCCCCGGCACGAGGACGACTACCTGGAGTCCTGGCTGGAGCTGTGGGACCGGCGCGGCCCGCAGGACCGGCTGCTCCCGGGCTACGGCTGGATCTTCGGCATGGGCGACGGCACGTCCAACGTCGGCCTGGGCATCCTCGACTCCTCCTCGGCGTTCCGGGAGCTGGACTGGCGCGAGGTCCTCAAGGCCTGGTGCGCGTCGATGCCGGAGGACTGGGGCTTCACCCCGGACAACATGACGACGACGATCCGCGGCGCCGCCCTGCCGATGGCCTTCAACCGTCAGCCGCACTACACGAAGGGCCTGCTGCTCGTCGGCGACGCGGGCGGCCTGGTCAACCCGTTCAACGGCGAGGGCATCGCGTACGCCATGGAGTCGGGCCAGATCGCGGCCGACGTCATCGTCCAGGCCCACGCGCGCGCGACCCCCGCCCAGCGCGAGCTGGCGCTGCGGAACTACCCGCAGATCCTCAAGGACACCTACGGCGGGTACTACACGCTGGGCCGCGCCTTCGTGAAGCTCATCGGAAACCCGAAGATCATGAAGATCGCGACCCAGCGTGGTCTGACGCACCCGCTCCTGATGAAGTTCACGCTGAAGATGCTGGCCAACCTCACCGACCCGACGGGCGGCGACGCCATGGACCGCATCATCAACGGTCTCTCGAAGGTGGCCCCGAAGGCCTGA
- a CDS encoding NADH-quinone oxidoreductase subunit A: protein MNAYAPVLVLGALGAGFAIFSVVMATLIGPKRYNRAKLEAYECGIEPTPTPAGGGRFPIKYYLTAMLFIVFDIEIVFLYPWAVTFDALGLFGLVEMLLFVLTVFVAYAYVWRRGGLEWD from the coding sequence GTGAATGCGTACGCGCCCGTCCTCGTGCTCGGCGCCCTGGGTGCGGGGTTTGCGATCTTCTCCGTGGTCATGGCCACGCTTATCGGGCCAAAGCGGTACAACAGGGCGAAACTAGAGGCGTACGAGTGCGGCATCGAGCCGACGCCCACTCCCGCCGGAGGCGGCCGCTTCCCGATCAAGTACTACCTGACGGCGATGCTCTTCATCGTCTTCGACATCGAGATCGTCTTCCTCTACCCCTGGGCCGTCACCTTCGACGCCCTGGGGCTTTTCGGGCTCGTGGAGATGTTGCTCTTCGTGCTCACCGTCTTCGTCGCCTACGCGTACGTGTGGCGGCGCGGCGGGCTGGAATGGGACTGA
- a CDS encoding menaquinone biosynthetic enzyme MqnA/MqnD family protein, translating into MDKATDDQQRSRPRVGHIQFLNCLPLYWGLARTGTLLDLELTKDTPEKLSERLVRGDLDIGPITLVEYLRNAEDLVALPDIAVGCDGPVMSCVIVSQRPLGELDRARVALGSTSRTSVRLAQLLLSEQYGVEPDYYTCPPDLGLMMQEAEAAVLIGDAALRASLHDAPRLGLQVHDLGLMWKEWTGLPFVFAVWAARKDFLAREPETVHEVHQAFLASRDLSLEEVAKVAEQAARWETFDAELLERYFRTLDFRFGPEQLAGVREFARRTGPTTGFPADVAVELLPRPAR; encoded by the coding sequence GTGGACAAAGCAACCGACGACCAGCAGCGCAGCCGGCCCCGCGTCGGACACATCCAGTTCCTGAACTGCCTTCCCCTCTACTGGGGCCTGGCCAGGACCGGGACGCTCCTCGATCTCGAGCTCACCAAGGACACCCCGGAGAAGCTGAGCGAGCGCCTCGTCCGGGGCGACCTCGACATCGGGCCCATCACCCTCGTCGAATACCTCCGCAACGCCGAGGACCTGGTCGCGCTCCCCGACATCGCCGTCGGCTGCGACGGGCCCGTCATGTCCTGCGTGATCGTCTCCCAGCGGCCCCTGGGTGAGCTCGACCGCGCGCGCGTGGCCCTCGGCTCCACCTCCCGCACCTCGGTGCGCCTCGCCCAGCTGCTCCTCTCCGAGCAGTACGGGGTCGAGCCCGACTACTACACCTGCCCGCCGGACCTGGGCCTGATGATGCAGGAGGCGGAGGCCGCCGTCCTGATCGGCGACGCCGCGCTCAGGGCCTCCCTGCACGACGCGCCCCGGCTCGGCCTCCAGGTCCACGACCTGGGGCTGATGTGGAAGGAGTGGACGGGCCTGCCGTTCGTCTTCGCCGTGTGGGCGGCCCGCAAGGACTTCCTGGCGCGCGAGCCGGAGACCGTCCACGAGGTCCACCAGGCCTTCCTCGCCTCGCGCGACCTCTCCCTCGAAGAGGTCGCCAAGGTCGCCGAACAGGCCGCCCGCTGGGAGACCTTCGACGCCGAACTCCTGGAGCGGTACTTCCGCACCCTCGACTTCCGATTCGGTCCCGAGCAGCTCGCCGGCGTGCGGGAGTTCGCGCGCCGCACCGGCCCCACGACCGGCTTCCCGGCGGACGTCGCGGTGGAACTCCTGCCGCGTCCCGCGCGATAG
- a CDS encoding ABC transporter ATP-binding protein — MSEEDVPVIAFRAVALTYPGPPPVAALRPCELTVRRGEFITVVGPSGSGKSTFLNVAGLLDAPTAGTYLLDGIDTAALRDGERTALRGRRIGFVFQSFHLLPHRSATENVMLSMVYSAVPRAERRTRARTALERVGLGHRAEALPGRLSGGERQRVAIARALAGRPSLLLCDEPTGNLDSDNAASVLDLLGELHASGMTIVVITHDAEVAARGERTVTIRDGVLSEPARGRRT; from the coding sequence GTGAGCGAGGAGGACGTCCCGGTCATCGCGTTCCGCGCGGTGGCCCTGACCTACCCGGGACCGCCGCCCGTCGCCGCCCTGCGCCCCTGTGAACTCACGGTGCGGCGAGGCGAGTTCATCACGGTCGTCGGCCCGTCCGGCTCGGGCAAGTCGACCTTCCTGAACGTCGCGGGACTGCTCGACGCGCCCACCGCCGGCACGTACCTCCTGGACGGCATCGACACGGCGGCGCTGCGCGACGGGGAGCGCACGGCCCTGCGCGGGCGGCGGATCGGCTTCGTCTTCCAGTCCTTCCACCTGCTGCCGCACCGCAGCGCCACGGAGAACGTCATGCTCTCGATGGTGTACTCGGCGGTGCCCCGCGCCGAGCGCCGCACCCGCGCCCGTACCGCCCTCGAACGGGTGGGACTCGGCCACCGGGCCGAGGCGCTGCCCGGCCGGCTCTCCGGCGGCGAACGCCAGCGGGTGGCCATCGCCCGGGCCCTGGCCGGCCGCCCTTCCCTGCTCCTCTGCGACGAACCGACCGGCAACCTCGACTCGGACAACGCCGCGTCCGTCCTCGACCTCCTGGGCGAACTGCACGCCTCCGGGATGACGATCGTCGTCATCACCCATGACGCGGAGGTGGCGGCGCGCGGCGAGCGCACGGTGACGATCCGCGACGGGGTGCTCAGCGAGCCGGCGCGGGGGAGGCGGACGTGA
- a CDS encoding demethylmenaquinone methyltransferase: protein MSRASLDKQPHEVASMFDDVAANYDLTNDVLSLGQDRRWRKEVAKAVDARPAQKVLDLAAGTATSSQPFVRAGAYVVPCDFSLGMLQVGKKRHPWMPFTAGDGTKLPFRDDVFDAVTISFGLRNIQDTERALRELYRVTKPGGRVVICEFSHATWAPFRTVYEEYLMRALPPVARAISSNPDAYVYLAESIRSWPDQPTLAGLLQKAGWSKVAYRNLSGGIVALHRGFKA from the coding sequence GTGAGCCGAGCATCCCTGGACAAGCAGCCGCACGAAGTCGCCTCGATGTTCGACGACGTGGCGGCGAACTACGACCTGACCAACGACGTGCTCTCCCTCGGGCAGGACCGCCGCTGGCGCAAGGAGGTCGCGAAGGCGGTCGACGCCCGCCCCGCGCAGAAGGTCCTGGACCTGGCCGCCGGCACCGCCACCTCCTCGCAGCCGTTCGTGCGGGCGGGGGCGTACGTCGTGCCGTGCGACTTCTCCCTCGGCATGCTGCAGGTCGGCAAGAAGCGGCACCCGTGGATGCCGTTCACGGCCGGCGACGGCACGAAGCTGCCCTTCCGCGACGACGTGTTCGACGCGGTCACGATCTCCTTCGGGCTGCGGAACATCCAGGACACGGAGCGGGCGCTGCGCGAGCTGTACCGGGTGACGAAGCCCGGCGGCCGGGTCGTCATCTGCGAGTTCTCGCACGCCACCTGGGCGCCGTTCCGCACGGTGTACGAGGAGTACCTGATGCGCGCGCTGCCGCCGGTGGCCCGCGCCATCTCCTCCAACCCCGACGCGTACGTGTACCTGGCGGAGTCCATCCGGTCCTGGCCGGACCAGCCGACCCTGGCCGGGCTGCTCCAGAAGGCCGGCTGGTCGAAGGTGGCCTACCGGAACCTGTCGGGCGGCATCGTCGCCCTGCACCGCGGCTTCAAGGCCTGA
- a CDS encoding NADH-quinone oxidoreductase subunit B family protein has translation MGLEEKLPSGFLLTTVEQAAGWVRKASVFPATFGLACCAIEMMTTGAGRYDLARFGMEVFRGSPRQADLMIVAGRVSQKMAPVLRQVYDQMPNPKWVISMGVCASSGGMFNNYAIVQGVDHIVPVDIYLPGCPPRPEMLLDAILKLHQKIQTSKLGVNAEEAAREAEEAALKARPTIELKGLLR, from the coding sequence ATGGGACTCGAAGAGAAACTCCCGAGCGGCTTTCTGCTGACGACGGTCGAACAGGCCGCGGGCTGGGTGCGGAAGGCGTCCGTGTTCCCCGCGACCTTCGGCCTCGCCTGCTGCGCCATCGAGATGATGACCACCGGCGCCGGCCGGTACGACCTGGCCCGCTTCGGCATGGAGGTCTTCCGCGGCTCGCCGCGCCAGGCCGACCTCATGATCGTCGCCGGCCGGGTCAGCCAGAAGATGGCGCCCGTCCTGCGGCAGGTCTACGACCAGATGCCCAATCCCAAGTGGGTCATCTCGATGGGCGTCTGCGCCTCCTCGGGCGGCATGTTCAACAACTACGCGATCGTCCAGGGCGTCGACCACATCGTGCCGGTCGACATCTACCTGCCCGGCTGCCCGCCGCGTCCGGAGATGCTCCTGGACGCGATCCTCAAGCTCCACCAGAAGATCCAGACCTCCAAGCTCGGCGTGAACGCCGAGGAGGCGGCCCGCGAGGCGGAGGAGGCGGCGCTCAAGGCGCGGCCGACGATCGAACTGAAGGGGCTGCTGAGGTGA
- the mqnC gene encoding cyclic dehypoxanthinyl futalosine synthase yields MTEKAELQSVLDRAAAGGRITPEEALDLYRSAPLHALGAAADAVRRRRYAGTEHIATYIIERNINYTNVCVTACKFCAFYAAPKDTKKGWTRDLDDILRRCAETVELGGTQIMFQGGHHPDYGVEYYEKHFAAIKKDFPQLVIHSLGASEVEHMARISGVSVEEAITRIHAAGLDSFAGAGAELLPERPRKAIAPLKESGERWLEIMEIAHKLGVESTSTMLMGTGETNAERIEHLRMIRDVQDRTGGFRAFIPYTYQPENNHLKGRTQATLFEYLRMIAIARLFLDNVAHIQGSWLTTGKEVGQLSLHYGADDLGSIMLEENVVSSAGARHRSNRLEIIDLIRKAGRVPAQRATTYEHLVVHDDPANDPVDERVASHISSVAIEGGTAHPELKLLDAN; encoded by the coding sequence GTGACCGAGAAGGCCGAACTCCAGTCTGTTCTCGACCGCGCCGCCGCGGGTGGCCGGATCACCCCCGAGGAGGCGCTCGACCTCTACCGCTCGGCGCCCCTGCACGCGCTGGGCGCCGCCGCCGACGCGGTGCGCCGCCGCCGGTACGCGGGGACCGAGCACATCGCGACGTACATCATCGAGCGGAACATCAACTACACGAACGTCTGTGTGACGGCGTGCAAGTTCTGCGCGTTCTACGCCGCCCCGAAGGACACCAAGAAGGGCTGGACCCGGGACCTCGACGACATCCTGCGCCGCTGCGCGGAGACCGTCGAGCTCGGCGGCACCCAGATCATGTTCCAGGGCGGCCACCACCCGGACTACGGCGTCGAGTACTACGAGAAGCACTTCGCCGCCATCAAGAAGGACTTCCCGCAGCTGGTCATCCACTCCCTCGGCGCCTCCGAGGTCGAGCACATGGCCCGCATCTCCGGCGTCTCCGTCGAGGAGGCGATCACCCGCATCCACGCCGCCGGGCTCGACTCCTTCGCGGGCGCCGGCGCCGAGCTGCTGCCCGAGCGGCCGCGCAAGGCGATCGCCCCGCTCAAGGAGAGCGGCGAGCGCTGGCTGGAGATCATGGAGATCGCCCACAAGCTGGGCGTCGAGTCCACCTCCACCATGCTGATGGGCACCGGCGAGACCAACGCCGAGCGGATCGAGCACCTGCGGATGATCCGTGACGTGCAGGACCGGACGGGCGGCTTCCGGGCCTTCATCCCGTACACGTACCAGCCCGAGAACAACCACCTCAAGGGCCGTACGCAGGCCACGCTCTTCGAGTACCTGCGGATGATCGCGATCGCCCGGCTCTTCCTCGACAACGTCGCCCACATCCAGGGCTCGTGGCTGACCACCGGCAAGGAGGTCGGCCAGCTCTCCCTGCACTACGGCGCCGACGACCTCGGCTCGATCATGCTGGAGGAGAACGTCGTCTCCTCCGCCGGTGCCAGGCACCGCTCCAACCGCCTGGAGATCATCGACCTCATCCGCAAGGCCGGCCGCGTCCCCGCGCAGCGCGCCACCACGTACGAGCACCTCGTCGTCCACGACGACCCGGCGAACGACCCGGTCGACGAGCGCGTCGCCTCGCACATCTCCTCCGTGGCGATCGAGGGTGGGACGGCCCACCCCGAGCTGAAGCTCCTCGACGCCAACTGA
- a CDS encoding SigE family RNA polymerase sigma factor: MPSPLGSDAGFEEFARSAQTRLYRTAYLLCGDAETARDLTQTTLAKLFQHWRRAGSAEHPHAYAKTVLTRTFLAERRRRLRDLLAFTKTGGLGPARATEQPDLRVTLLAALAELPPRARAMVVLRYWEDLSVETVASLLRCSEATVKSQCSRSLARLRDRLGEAHLYTADPHPLHHTIGS, encoded by the coding sequence ATGCCGTCACCGCTTGGCTCGGACGCCGGGTTCGAGGAGTTCGCCCGATCCGCGCAGACGCGGCTGTACCGCACCGCGTACCTCCTGTGCGGGGACGCGGAGACCGCCCGCGACCTCACCCAGACCACCCTCGCCAAGCTCTTCCAGCACTGGCGGCGGGCCGGATCGGCGGAGCATCCGCATGCCTACGCCAAGACGGTGCTCACCCGTACGTTCCTCGCCGAACGGCGGCGCAGACTGCGCGATCTGCTCGCCTTCACCAAGACCGGCGGGCTCGGCCCGGCGCGGGCCACCGAACAGCCGGACCTCCGGGTCACGCTGCTCGCCGCGCTCGCCGAGCTGCCGCCCAGAGCCCGCGCCATGGTCGTCCTGAGGTACTGGGAGGACCTGAGTGTGGAGACCGTCGCCTCGCTCCTGCGCTGCAGCGAGGCGACGGTCAAAAGCCAGTGCTCGCGCTCACTGGCCAGGCTCCGGGACCGCCTCGGCGAGGCACACCTCTACACCGCCGATCCCCACCCCCTTCACCACACCATCGGAAGCTGA
- a CDS encoding ABC transporter permease, protein MVEPSRLAARDVLAEAVAGMLQRPGRSVLTALGTVLGVGTFVAILGLTATTSSQIDSRFNLLTATEVTVEDVARDQNEFADPAFPADADARIGRLGGVEDAGVYWPVRLSPGTAVRSAPVGDATGSERIDVVAASPGALRAAAPTLRQGRLYDEFTSRSAQSVAVLGKSVADRLGITTLETRPAVFIGDEPFTVAGIIDDVQRRADVLMSVTVPRTTAEKLWGPPQQGDAKMLITTATGAANQIAREAPVALRPDHPEYLKAVPPPDPRTLRAGVTDDLDQLFLLLAGVSLVIGAVGIANTTLVAVLERTGEIGLRRALGARGRHITVQFLTESGALGAMGGLVGTALGVSTVIVVALVRDWTPVMHTATVVAAPAVGLVTGVVAGLYPAWRASRIEPAEALRR, encoded by the coding sequence GTGGTCGAACCCTCCCGGCTCGCCGCCCGCGACGTCCTCGCCGAGGCCGTCGCCGGAATGCTCCAGCGCCCCGGACGCTCGGTCCTCACCGCGCTCGGCACCGTCCTCGGCGTCGGCACGTTCGTGGCGATCCTCGGGCTGACCGCGACCACGTCCTCGCAGATCGACTCGCGGTTCAACCTGCTCACGGCCACCGAGGTGACCGTCGAGGACGTCGCCCGCGACCAGAACGAGTTCGCCGACCCCGCCTTCCCGGCCGACGCGGACGCCCGGATCGGACGCCTCGGCGGCGTCGAGGACGCAGGCGTGTACTGGCCCGTCCGACTGTCGCCCGGCACGGCCGTCCGCTCCGCGCCGGTCGGCGACGCCACGGGCAGCGAGCGGATCGACGTCGTCGCCGCGTCCCCCGGGGCGCTGCGGGCGGCGGCGCCGACCCTCCGGCAGGGCCGTCTGTACGACGAGTTCACCTCCCGGTCCGCGCAGTCGGTCGCGGTGCTCGGCAAGTCGGTCGCGGACCGGCTCGGCATCACGACCCTGGAGACCCGGCCGGCGGTGTTCATCGGCGACGAGCCCTTCACGGTCGCCGGGATCATCGACGACGTGCAGCGCAGGGCCGACGTCCTGATGTCGGTCACCGTGCCCCGGACGACCGCCGAGAAGCTCTGGGGGCCGCCGCAGCAGGGCGACGCGAAGATGCTCATCACGACGGCGACGGGCGCGGCGAACCAGATCGCGCGGGAGGCGCCGGTCGCGCTGCGCCCGGACCACCCGGAGTACCTGAAGGCGGTCCCCCCGCCGGACCCCCGGACCCTGCGCGCGGGCGTGACCGACGACCTGGACCAGCTCTTCCTGCTCCTCGCCGGGGTCTCCTTGGTGATCGGCGCGGTCGGGATCGCCAACACCACCCTCGTCGCGGTCCTGGAGCGGACCGGCGAGATCGGCCTGAGACGTGCCCTCGGGGCCCGGGGACGGCACATCACCGTCCAGTTCCTCACGGAATCGGGTGCCCTGGGCGCGATGGGCGGGCTCGTCGGTACGGCGCTGGGGGTGTCCACGGTGATCGTGGTGGCGCTGGTACGGGACTGGACGCCGGTGATGCACACGGCGACGGTCGTCGCGGCCCCGGCCGTCGGCCTGGTCACGGGCGTCGTCGCCGGTCTCTACCCGGCCTGGCGGGCCTCCCGCATCGAACCGGCCGAGGCGCTGCGCCGCTGA
- a CDS encoding C40 family peptidase encodes MSHTAHIPSHRKPRRSASKLALRAGVAGGVLGTIAVAGAAGPANAEPVTETIEMPTLGSLDAGTGLASAVAASAEASQQEALDQNLRTQEDAALLKAAKEAKTAKAQADRKAAAERAEEARLKAEQERKEAAERASRDSARTQLSSTSASNDSGSTASDDGGQTQAPTGSAAAIVAFARAQIGDAYVSGGTGPNSWDCSGLVQAAYRAAGIDLPRISYEQSSMGTSVSLSNLQPGDILYWGSRSGSYHVAIYVGGGKYVGAQNPSSGVVEHTMDWDTPSGAVRIL; translated from the coding sequence ATGTCCCACACCGCTCACATACCCAGCCACCGGAAGCCCCGCCGCAGCGCCTCGAAGCTCGCGCTCCGCGCCGGAGTTGCCGGTGGCGTCCTCGGCACCATCGCGGTGGCCGGTGCTGCCGGGCCGGCGAATGCCGAGCCGGTGACCGAGACCATCGAAATGCCCACCCTGGGCTCCCTCGACGCCGGCACCGGCCTCGCCAGTGCCGTCGCCGCCTCCGCCGAGGCCTCCCAGCAGGAGGCCCTCGACCAGAACCTCCGGACGCAGGAGGACGCGGCGCTGCTGAAGGCCGCCAAGGAGGCCAAGACGGCCAAGGCCCAGGCCGACCGCAAGGCCGCGGCCGAGCGCGCCGAGGAGGCCCGCCTCAAGGCCGAGCAGGAGCGCAAGGAGGCCGCGGAGCGCGCCTCCCGCGACAGCGCGCGCACCCAGCTCTCCAGCACGAGCGCGTCGAACGACAGCGGCTCCACCGCCTCGGACGACGGCGGCCAGACGCAGGCCCCCACCGGCTCCGCCGCCGCGATCGTGGCCTTCGCCCGCGCCCAGATCGGCGACGCGTACGTCTCCGGCGGCACCGGCCCCAACTCCTGGGACTGCTCCGGCCTCGTCCAGGCCGCCTACCGCGCGGCCGGCATCGACCTGCCCCGTATCTCGTACGAGCAGTCGAGCATGGGCACCTCCGTCTCCCTGAGCAACCTCCAGCCGGGCGACATCCTGTACTGGGGCAGCCGCAGCGGCTCGTACCACGTCGCCATCTACGTCGGCGGCGGCAAGTACGTCGGTGCGCAGAACCCGTCCAGCGGCGTCGTCGAGCACACCATGGACTGGGACACCCCCTCGGGCGCGGTCCGCATCCTCTGA